CCTTGACGACGTTTGCCACGCTCGGGGCGAGCACGAGCCCGCCCACCACGATGAGGATCATCCCCACGCCGCCGGCCGTGCCGGTCGCGGAGATGCGGGTGTACGGGTCGGGGAAGCGGATGAGGCCGAGCCCGGCGGTGACGAACACCAGGGCGCCGGCCACCACGAGCACCGAGCCGATGACGGTCAGGACGAGGTCCACGGAGTCCTCCTCAACGCTTGCCGCGCGTGAGCGCGCGGGCCAGGGACATGCCGGACAGGAACGCGACGATCGAGGCCACCAGGACGAGGTCGAAGGTGAACGGGTTGTCCATGCGCACGCCGAACAGCACCAGCATCCCGAGGATGCTGAACGTGAGCAGGTCGCCGGAGACCGCGCGGTCCGCGTCGAGTGGGCCCTTCACGATCCGGTAGGCCGAGACCAGCGCCGCCACGGCCAGCAGGGCCACGGCCACGTCGATCCCGAGGTGGGACCAGTCGTAGTCCACGGGCATCAGGCCACCCCCTGCTTCCGCATCGCGTGGAGCAGCCGGCGCTCCATATCATGGATCTCCCCGCGCAGGGCGTCCGCGTCGTCCGCGTAGAGCCCGTGCACGTAGAGCAGGCGCGTCGCGCCCGGGTCCCCCGGCTCCTCGCCGCGGGCGCCGGCCCGGCGCGTGCCGAGCGTCAGCGTGCCCGGGGTGAGCGTGATGAGCGCGGAGAGCAGGGTCACCTCCGTGTCCGTGCGGCAGTTGCTGCGGATCCGGGCGATCCCGGAGCGCGCCTGGTCGCCGGGCGTCACCAGGTCCTTGAGGACGGCCTTGGAGGAGGTGACCAGCGCCCAGGCGTACCAGCACCAGAACACCAGCCAGCGCCAGGGCCAGGACAGCGCCGAGGCGCGGCCCGGCGCCAGCACCACGGTGCCGTCGGCGGGGACGGGCCGGTCGGATGAGGGGTCGGCGTGCACGGGGACTGCTCCTCTCGAGCCGTCGGTCGGGGTGCTCGTCACGGGGCCAGCACCGCCTCGATGTACCGCGCGGGGTCCAGCAGGCCCTGCGCGGCGACGTCGGTGAGGGTCCACAGCCCCTGGCCGGCGAGGCCGAGCACCAGGGTGGCGGCCGCGAGCACGACGCCCGGCATCGCCAGGCGGACCGGGATGCGCGAGCGCGTCACGTCCTCGTCCGCGGCGAAGGTGACCGGCATGACGCCGGTGGGCGGGTCGATGGTCTGGGTGGAGGTCCACGACTCGGTCCGCTCGTGGTCCGTGCTGGAGCCCCGGCCCGAGGGCCCGGTCCGCTCCGCCCCGAGCCCCACCACGGGCAGGGCGGCGGTGGCCAGTCGCTCCCGCAGGCCGTGCGGCGATCCGGGCTGACCCCAGAACCAGGCGTCCCACACGCGCAGCAGCGCCCACAGGCTCACGAGGCTGCCCACGAGGACCACGGCGACCGTGACGAGGCGCCCGGCCTCGACGCCCGCGGTGACCAGCATGAGCTTGCCGACGAAGCCGGAGAACGGCGGGATGCCCACGATCGAGAGCAGCCCCACGAAGAAGACCACGGCGACGAGCGGCTCGCGCCGGGCCAGCCCCTGCAGGTCCGCGAGCCGCCCGGTGCCGTAGCGCACCTCGACGGCGGCCGTCGCGGCCAGCAGGCACCCCATGGCGACCATGTGGTGGACGAGGTAGAACAGGCCAGCGGACAGCCCCAGCTGCGTGGACAGCCCGAGCCCGACGAGGATGCCGCCGATGCCGCTGACCATCTGCCAGGAGAGCACGAGGCGCACGCCGTGCACGCCGACGGAGGCCAGGGCGCCCACGGCCAGCGTGAGCCCGGCCAACGCGAGCAGCAGCGGCAGGAAGCGGGCGTCGTTGTCGAAGAGCACGGAGAACACCCGGTACAGGGCGTAGACGGCGACCTTGGTGTGCAGGGCCGCGAAGATCGCGGTGACCGCGGGCGACGTCGAGGGGTAGGCCCGGGCCAGCCAGCCGTGCAGGGGCACGACGGAGGCCTTGATGGACAGGGCGAACAGCACGAGGCCGCCGGCGATCGCCACCCGCTCGTCGCGCGCCGCCGCCCCGGCCATGACGGCGAGGTTGACGGTGCCGGTGAGGGCGTAGAGGAAGCCCACGGCCACCACGAGGATCGTGGAGGTGAGCAGGTTCAGCGTCACGTACAGGCGGGCGCCGTCCACGCGGCGCAGCGGCTCGCGACGGTTCGCGGAGAGGACGTAGAGGCCGTAGCTGGGCAGCAGCATGACCTCGATGAACACGAAGAGGTTGAACAGGTCCGCGGTGAGCAGCGCCCCGTTCACGCCGGCCATCAGCACGAGCATGAGCGGGCCGAAGTACAGCGAGTTCACCACGCGGGTGCCGTGGGCCAGGTTGACGCCCACCAGGGTGAGCAGGCTCGTGAGCAGGAGCATGAGCCCCGTGAGCATGTCCGCAGCGAAGCCGATGCCGATGCCGCCCGGCCAGCCGCCCACGGAGGTGGCGAGCACGTCGCCGTCGAGGGAGCGGGCGACGATCAGCGCGCCGGCGCCCGCGGTGAGGCAGAGGACGAGCGCGACGACGAGCCGGTGCACGCGCGGCCGGTCGCCGGCGAGCGTCAGCAGGCCGGCCGTGATCAGCGGGACGGCGACGAAGAGGGGCAGCAGCTGCCCGAGCGCCTCGGGGCTCATGCGCGGCCCCCGTCCCGGGCCTCGGCCTCGCGGCCCAGCTGGGCGGCGGCGGCGCGCAGCTCCTCGCGCGGGAAGCGGGCGTCGGCGGCGGCCTGCTCGAGGGGGTCCGGCGCCTCGTGGCCGTCCGCCACGGCGTCGTCGTCGCGGCCGGTGACGGCCAGGGTGAGCAGCAGGACGGTGATCGCGAAGGCGATCACGATGGCGGTGAGCACGAACGCCTGCGGCAGCGCGTCGGCCTGGGTCTCGACGTCGCCGCGGCCGGCGAACGGCAGGCCGCGGCGGTCCGTGCCGCCGGCGGCGATGATCGCGAGGTTGGCGGCGTGCCCGAGCAGCACCATGCCCAGGATGACGCGCAGCAGCTCGCGCTTGGAGAACAGGTAGAACGCCCCGAAGGTCAGCAGTCCCACCGTGATGGCGATGGTCATCGACTCGTCTCCTCTCGTGCGGCGGCGGGGGTCGGCGCCGTGGTCTGCCCCGTGGTCTGCTCAGCGGCCGGGTCGGCGATCGGCGACGTGGGGTCGGGCTCGGCGCCCGCCTCCGTCTCCGAGCGCTCGGGTCCGAGCAGGGAGAACGCCGCCACGATCAGGCCGAGCACGGCGAGGTAGACGCCCAGGTCGAACGCGAGCGTCGTGGACAGGCCGTAGCCGAGGATCTTGACGCCGGCCGCCCCGAGGAAGCCCTTGCCCGTGAGGTAGCCGGCGACGCCGGTGAGCGCGCCCAGGGCGATGCCGCCGCCGATCAGCGTGAGGTACGGCCACTGCAGCCGGCGGTCCGTGTCGTGGTCCGCGGCGAGGTAGAGCAGGGCGTAGCCGGCGCCGGCGACGAGGGCGGCGATGAAGCCGCCGCCCGGCTCGTAGTGGCCGCGCAGCAGCAGGAGCACGGAGAGCGCGATAATCAGCATCCCGAAGACGCGGCCGAACACCCGGATGTGCACGAGGTTCTCGCGCACGTGCGCCAGGGGCGAGCGCAGGTCCACCGCCGAGCGCTGGGGCGGGGCAGGGCGGCGGTTGAGCAGCAGGGCGGCCACGGTCAGGCCCGTGGCGCCGAGGACGGTCATCTCCCCCAGCGTGTCCAGCGCGCGGAAGTCGACGAGGATCACGTTGACCACGTTCACGCCGCCCGCCTGCGCGTAGGTCTGCGTGAGGTAGAAGTGCGCGATCTCGGACATCTCGCTGCGTCCGGTGAACGCGAGCACGCCGAGGGTGGCGGCGACGCCGGCGATGGTCGCGGCGACGACGGCCTGCACCCGGTGGGGGGCCTCCTCGTCCCGGAACCGCCCCGGCAGGCGCCGCAGCAGCAGCACCATGACGCAGACGGTGAGCACCTCCACGAGCAGCTGGGTGAGCGCGACGTCCACGGCGCCGAGGGTGAAGAACCATAGGGTCACGCCGAAGCCGACCACGCCCACCACGACCATGGCGCTGATGCGCGTCTTGGCGCGGATGGTGGCCACGACGCCGGCGCCGACGAGCACCACCAGCGCCCAGTCGTGCCACCGGGAGGGGGCGCCCACCACGGCGGGCAGGTCGTCCACGGTGAGCGCACCGGCGAGGGCGAAGGCCCCGAGCACGAGGGCCGGGATCAGCAGGTGCACGCGCGGGGCGACGGAGCCGGACGCCCGGTCCACGAGGGCGCCGAGCCGGACCAGGCCGTGGCGCGCCTCATCCACCGCGCCGAGGCCGGAGACGGGCAGGGCCGCCCGGGCGGCGACCCGCTCGACGGGCCGGCGCAGCAGCACCAGCACGGCTCCCGTGGCGATCACGGCCGCGGAGACCAGCAGGGCCGGATTCACCCCGTGCCACAGGGCCAGGTGGGCGTGGTGCTCCTCGCCGGCGGCCGCGTGGGCGGCGGCGGAGACGGGGGCGTCGAGCACGTGCGGGACCAGGCCCAGCACGACGCCGGCCGCCGCGGCCAGCACGGGCATCGCCCAGAACGCGGCGGGCGCCTCGTGGACCTCCTCGCCGCGGCCGGACTCCCAGGGCTCGGGCGCGCCGGCGGGGCTCGGCCCCCACAGGCCGAGGGCGCCGAGCACGAGGCGGCCGGAGTAGGCGACCGTGAAGACGGAGGCCAGGGCGATGGCCGCCGTGACGGCCGGGCCCGCCCAGGCCGGCCCGGGGGTGCCGAGGGCGGCGTCGAGCAGGCCCTCCTTGGAGACGAAGCCGAGCAGCGGCGGGATGCCCGCCATCGACAGGGCGGCCACGGCCAGGGCGGTGCCCGTGACCGGCAGCCGGACCCGCCGGCCGGCCAGGACGCGCAGGTCCCGGGTCCCGGCCTCGTGGTCCACGACCCCGATGAGCATGAACAGGGAGCTCTTGAACAGCGCGTGCGCCACGGTGTGCACGATCGCGGCGGTCAGGGCCGCGGGGGTGCCGATGCCGATGACGGCGGTCAG
The sequence above is a segment of the Micrococcus endophyticus genome. Coding sequences within it:
- a CDS encoding cation:proton antiporter, with amino-acid sequence MDLVLTVIGSVLVVAGALVFVTAGLGLIRFPDPYTRISATGTAGGVGMILIVVGGLVLAPSVANVVKVALIVVLQLGSAAVATMALGRSAYLTGVPMNPGHYDELAEDTPGREHGEPAPRTPDAS
- a CDS encoding monovalent cation/H+ antiporter complex subunit F, coding for MPVDYDWSHLGIDVAVALLAVAALVSAYRIVKGPLDADRAVSGDLLTFSILGMLVLFGVRMDNPFTFDLVLVASIVAFLSGMSLARALTRGKR
- a CDS encoding Na+/H+ antiporter subunit E, producing MHADPSSDRPVPADGTVVLAPGRASALSWPWRWLVFWCWYAWALVTSSKAVLKDLVTPGDQARSGIARIRSNCRTDTEVTLLSALITLTPGTLTLGTRRAGARGEEPGDPGATRLLYVHGLYADDADALRGEIHDMERRLLHAMRKQGVA
- a CDS encoding monovalent cation/H+ antiporter subunit D family protein, which encodes MSPEALGQLLPLFVAVPLITAGLLTLAGDRPRVHRLVVALVLCLTAGAGALIVARSLDGDVLATSVGGWPGGIGIGFAADMLTGLMLLLTSLLTLVGVNLAHGTRVVNSLYFGPLMLVLMAGVNGALLTADLFNLFVFIEVMLLPSYGLYVLSANRREPLRRVDGARLYVTLNLLTSTILVVAVGFLYALTGTVNLAVMAGAAARDERVAIAGGLVLFALSIKASVVPLHGWLARAYPSTSPAVTAIFAALHTKVAVYALYRVFSVLFDNDARFLPLLLALAGLTLAVGALASVGVHGVRLVLSWQMVSGIGGILVGLGLSTQLGLSAGLFYLVHHMVAMGCLLAATAAVEVRYGTGRLADLQGLARREPLVAVVFFVGLLSIVGIPPFSGFVGKLMLVTAGVEAGRLVTVAVVLVGSLVSLWALLRVWDAWFWGQPGSPHGLRERLATAALPVVGLGAERTGPSGRGSSTDHERTESWTSTQTIDPPTGVMPVTFAADEDVTRSRIPVRLAMPGVVLAAATLVLGLAGQGLWTLTDVAAQGLLDPARYIEAVLAP
- a CDS encoding cation:proton antiporter subunit C, with product MTIAITVGLLTFGAFYLFSKRELLRVILGMVLLGHAANLAIIAAGGTDRRGLPFAGRGDVETQADALPQAFVLTAIVIAFAITVLLLTLAVTGRDDDAVADGHEAPDPLEQAAADARFPREELRAAAAQLGREAEARDGGRA
- a CDS encoding DUF4040 family protein, which codes for MLLTSLLLTLLPVAAAVPVSRRLGRDAGWVLALPLLAAAGVLAAAWRGGVEAEDHPWIPAIGVDLDLRLNGLALVFSMIVLVIGAAILAYSSRYLGRDPAVHRHGTFYLLMTAFAASMLLLVLADNLVVLFVAWEFTSFASFFLIGRSGDHARDPAIRTLLVTVGGGLALLAAVATMVATTGTASLSGVLDSGIWQDPTLSTVLAVLLAVAAFTKSAQFPFQSWLPDSMVAISPVSAYLHAAAMVKAGVFLLLVFSPVLAGHAVWSALLLISGLTTAVFGAVAAVRRHDLKGLLAYSTMSQLGLLTAVIGIGTPAALTAAIVHTVAHALFKSSLFMLIGVVDHEAGTRDLRVLAGRRVRLPVTGTALAVAALSMAGIPPLLGFVSKEGLLDAALGTPGPAWAGPAVTAAIALASVFTVAYSGRLVLGALGLWGPSPAGAPEPWESGRGEEVHEAPAAFWAMPVLAAAAGVVLGLVPHVLDAPVSAAAHAAAGEEHHAHLALWHGVNPALLVSAAVIATGAVLVLLRRPVERVAARAALPVSGLGAVDEARHGLVRLGALVDRASGSVAPRVHLLIPALVLGAFALAGALTVDDLPAVVGAPSRWHDWALVVLVGAGVVATIRAKTRISAMVVVGVVGFGVTLWFFTLGAVDVALTQLLVEVLTVCVMVLLLRRLPGRFRDEEAPHRVQAVVAATIAGVAATLGVLAFTGRSEMSEIAHFYLTQTYAQAGGVNVVNVILVDFRALDTLGEMTVLGATGLTVAALLLNRRPAPPQRSAVDLRSPLAHVRENLVHIRVFGRVFGMLIIALSVLLLLRGHYEPGGGFIAALVAGAGYALLYLAADHDTDRRLQWPYLTLIGGGIALGALTGVAGYLTGKGFLGAAGVKILGYGLSTTLAFDLGVYLAVLGLIVAAFSLLGPERSETEAGAEPDPTSPIADPAAEQTTGQTTAPTPAAAREETSR